The Brachyspira hyodysenteriae ATCC 27164 sequence AATATTTTCTCCGTCTTTTAATTCATCTGTTATATCATATACAAAAGGTAAATATCCGCCTTTATGCTCTCCAAAACTTTTTTCATTAACAAATACCTCACAAGCGGCCATAGCAGCTTCAAAATTGATTAATACTCTTTTACCTTGTAATTTTGATTTATCATATTTAAAAGTGTTTTGATATCCTGAAACTAGCCAAGTGTCTGATTCACTAAAATAATGAAGAGGTATTTCAGCAACTGTATGAGGCAATGTGATATTTTCCCCATTTAGTTTTTCAATTTTTATATTATCATTCCATTCTTTTGTAAATTTCCAATTTGTATTAAAATTGATTATTTCTCTCATTTTGGTATATACTCCAATGTTTTTTGATATGCAATTTTATATTTAAAAAAATAAAAATCAATGAAAGTTTTTACAAAAATTATTATTTATTGTTTTATATTACTTAATCAAATATTACTATATGAAGTCTTAAATATATTGAAAAAATGAACTCTTATAATGTATTTTTACATATAATTCTTAAAAAAATATATAATATTATTTTAAATAAATAGAGTATTAGTAGAAAAAGAATTCTATATTAGAGATACAATAATATTATAGTATTAGTGTATTTAATAATTGAATATAATTTTGCTATTTATGCATAAGTATCTACATTATTGCCCTTACTTGAAGGACTGGCTATTGCAGCTTTTGTAACACCGCCTGAAACATAAACTCTTTTACATTCAGGGCATATATTAGTAGTTAATGTTACATTTTGGAAAATTACTTCTCCGCCGCTTTTTTCTGCAGATCTCTGATTATTGGCAACATGTTCTTGTTCATGTGATGCCACCATAGAAGGAGCACTTGAAGGATCTATTTTAGTAGGAGTTTTGAAAGATACGCCTATATCATTAGAGCCGTCTTGATATGTTCTTGATGCACAAGTTTTGCATACTCCAACTTCGCTTATAGGAGTTTTCTGGCTTGCTTCCTGAACAATATTATTGATATTATTGTTGTTATTTCTTATATTATTGCTGTTTCTTATATAAGGAGCATTATTACGAATACTTATTTCCATAAATTACACCTCTTAAATATTTAATTCTACCCCTATATGTAAATTATAAACCTATAAAAATAAATATCAATATGTATTATATTTATAATTATTGTTATGTTTACTATTTATGCAAATTTATTTATAATTTAAGTAAATTTTTTATTTTATAAGTATAGTTTTATTATTTCCGATAATAGAAACGGTATTTTATAACTTGGATTTTTATAATGAAAAAAATAATTGCATTATTATTTATAATATTTAATACATCTTTAGTATTTGCACAGAATGATGAATTAATGGAATCTATAAAAAATAATGATATAGATAAAGTTAAAGTATTATTAAGAGACGGCATTAACTTAGATTTATACAATATTAATTATGGTATGAGTCCTTTAATGTATGCGGCTCAGCTTGGCAATGAAGAAATAGTTCAGGAATTATTAGATTTCGGTGCTAAAGATTTTGATTTTGCTTTTTATGTAGCATGTGCTGAAGGTTATTGGAATATAGCAGAAGATATAATGAAGTCCGGAGCTAGTAATTATAATATTGCATTATCTTATGCTGCTATAGGCGGAAAATTAGATATAGTAGAGAAACTTATTGATTTAGGTGCTAAAGATCTTAATCCTGCATTAGTATCTGCATGCGAGGGCAATCATTTAGAGGTTGTAAAATATTTAATAGAGAAAGGTGCTAATGTTAATACTAGAGCATATATAGAAGTATATAGAAATTATAAAGGTGCTGAAAGAAAATCACCATTAACAGCATCAACTAATATTGATATAATAAAAGAATTAGTAAATGCAGGCGCAACAAACTTAAATGAAGCTATACTATATAATGCTGAAACTATATCTACAAATTTTGACGGTTCATATTCTACAGATATATTAAATGAGTATATCAATTTAGGTGCTGATATAAATTCTGTAAGTACAAATGACGGAAAAACACTTCTTATGTATTTGATAGAAAAAAGGCAATTAGATTTTGAATTAATAAAAAAAGTTATAGAGCTTGGTGCTGATGTTAATGCCCGCGACAGAAATGGAAATACTGTTTTAATAAGGGCTGTAATGTATGAATATGAAGCTCCTATTGAAGATAATAATTTAAATAAAAAAGTATACAGAACTATTGGTACTCCTATAAATGTAATAGAAGAACTTTTGAAAGCAGGGGCAAATCCTACAGACAGAAACAGTTATGGAAATACCGCATACAGATTGGCTGCAAGAAAGAAAAGAGATGATATAATAAAACTTTTTGATGAGTATTTAAAAAGATAATTATTTATATAATCTGAAATCCAATATTATAAGAGTTAATAAAGTATAAATAAATTTTTATAATAAGTATTTGATTTATATACTTTAAAAATCTTTTATTTATATTTAATTGAAATAGTACTTAATATCTGTTATTAAATTTGTATCAATATCACCTAAGTAAATATTTTCATCTTTTACTAATTTATGCGATTCTTATTTTATATGAGGTTTATGTTTATATTTATGTATATTGTATTCCTAATTATTAGTCTTATTTTTTATAATATATAAACCTACAATTTTCAATATAGACAATTTTTTACATTTTAAGTATAATATTTTTTATATGATTAATGGAGATAATATGCAGAAAATAACTATTAAAAATTTACATGTTGTGAAAGATTTTGAAATGGAAATTAACAAATTCAATTTGATTATAGGAGAACAATCTTCAGGTAAAAGCACAATAAGTAAAGCCATATTTTTCTTCAAAGAAATAAATACTCATATTAAATTTTACATATTCGCTTATAAAAATAATATACAATCTACTATGAAAGAAATATATAATTATATAATAAAAGATGTTTTTATAACTATCTTTGGAAAATTAGAGAATATAGATGATAATTTATATTTGAAATATATATACAAATCTAATAATTATATAGAAATAACAAAAAAAAATAATAATTTAGATATTAATTACAGTGAAAATATAATAACATTTTTTAATAAATTAGAAATTGATATAAAAAAACTTTTTGAAGAATATTTAAATTTTAATAGTCCGATAAGATTTGAAGATATTTTTGAAAGAGGAATAGGTAGAGAAATAGACTATTTTTTTGAAAATGAGTCAATGACCTATTACATACCTGCTTCAAGAAGTTCTATAGCATTATTAAACAACCAAAGAACCAGACTTGATTATGATACAATAGATTTTATATTTTATCCTTTTATTACACTCGTTGAAAAAATTGAGTTTTTATTTAAAGATGGAGTTCAAAATTTTATAAAGAATATCAATGATGATTATAAAAAAACAATTCTCAATAAAATGAATAAAAAAATAGAAAAATATATTGGCGGAGAATATTTTTACGATGATAAATTTGGGTATATAAAATTAGAAAATAATAAAAAAATACCTGTAGATAAAATATCATCTGGACAGCAAGAAATATTATGGCTTTTAAATGTTTTGCTAGGTATAACATGGCTAAATAAAAAAAATCAATTTGTTATAATAGAAGAACCTGAAGCTCATTTATATCCAAAAATGCAAAAAGAAATTATAGACTTCATTGTTAATTTTATGAATATGACTAATAGCAGTATTTTAATAACAACTCATAGTCCTTATATATTAACAAGTACAAATAATTTGCTTTATGCTGGAAAATTAAAAGAAAACTATAAAAACAATAAAGAGAAAATAGAAAAAATTAATAATATTGTAGGTGAATATGGTGCTATCAATCCTAGTGAAATAAATGCTTTTAAATTATACTTAAATGATTTTAGATATACAAATCTTATTAATGAGGAAAATGAAATTAACTGTGAAGAAATAGACGATGTATCTAATACTATTAATGAAACATATACAAAACTGTTTGATATGGAATTAAATAATGAACAATAATTATGAACTATTAAAAAGAGATGATAGAAAAACTTTATCAGATGCACAAACAAAACTTTATATAAAAGCAGAAAATGATATTTTTATTATAAAAGTTGATAATGGTATATTTAATGACGATGTAAAAAAATGTGATTACTTAGCATATAGAGAAAAAGAAGTTTCTAATTTTATAGAATTAAAAGGTTCAAAAATAGATAAAGCATATATTCAAATTATAGAAACAATCAAAAATATTTCAAACAACGATAAATTAAAACATTTAATAGATATAAAAGAATTAAAAGCTTATATAGTTAGTAAAGAAAAAAATAAAATTCCTAATGGTATAGAAAATAAATCAAAAGAATTGGCAAAAATTTTATATGCTAAATCTAAAATAAGACCAAATAATATGATTGATTTAGTAAAATATGTTCTTGTGGTTTCTGATAATGATAAAAGAAAATCTAGCGGAAATAGAATAATATGTTCATCTAAACATCCTCTAATATTATAATATAACTATTATTTATATAATTTTTATACTCTTATATTTGGTATATCAAATACTTTTCCATTTTCAAAGTTTTTTACTTTTTCTTTTTCTGTAACAGTAATAAAAACTTGTCCTAATGTTTTTATGTATTCAAGTATATTATCTCTTCTTGTATTATCAAGTTCAAGCATAGCATCGTCAATTAATAGAATAGGGGACTTTTTTCTGTATTCTGATAATATTTTTTCGCTTGCCAATTTCATTATAAGCGTAAACATTCTCTTTTCGCCTTGAGATGAGAATTTTTTCGACAATGAATTTTTATAAAAGAATTGATATTCCGCTCTATGTATTCCGAAATATGTTGTATGCATTCTGATTTGTTCCTGCAATGTAGTTTCAAGTTTTTTAATGTATTCATTTTCATTTAAAATATCTTCTATAGTGGACTGATATTTTATAGCATAAGGGTTTTCATCATTAAAAATATTTTTATAAATTTCATTCATCTTTTCTTCTAAAAAAGCAGAATATTTTTTATTTTCATTAGCTATATAAAGAGAAAGTTTTGCTATGTCGCTATTATAAATATATGCTTCATTAGGTTTTGTATTAAGACAAATATTTCTCATTTTAAGAAGCTTATTGTATTTTATCAATGCAATCAAATATTCTGATGATATTGTTGATATTAGCATGTTAAAATAATCGCGTCTTAATTTAGGCTCTGCTATAACCAAATCAGTATCATTAGGAAGAAATATAACATAAAGTATTCTTCCTATTAAATCTTTTCTTGAAGATACTTCTTTTTTATCAATGAATACTTTTTTTATTTTTTTTTGATAGGCTATTTCTATATTAGTATCATAATTAAGTTCATCTTCCCTGAAAACACCTCTCAAAAAATAATTATCATTTCCATTTTTTACAAGCTCTCTGTCTAGTCTAGTTCTAAATGATACGCCGTTTCCAAGCATATATATTGCTTCTAGTATATTAGTTTTACCGCATCCGTTATGTCCGTAGAGAACATTTATTTTATCAGAGAATTCAAATATATTTTCATTATAATTTCTAAAAGAACGTAATGTAAGTTCTTTAAGTATCATTTTATAAGCCTTTAATATTATAGTGAAAAGTATTATATATTAAAATATTAAAAATAGTAGTGCTTTATATTGTTAGTTTTTTAAAAATAAGGCTTGCTAATAATAAATATTAACAAGCCTTGAATGTTTAAAACTTTTTTATTGAAATCAATTATTTAGCATTAGCAAACAAATCTTTTATATCTGTTTTTTCCCAAGTAAACTCTGGAAGCTCTCTTCCGAAGTGACCATAAGCTGTAGTCTTTTCGTAAATAGGTCTTCTTAAATCTAATCTTTTGATTATACCTGCAGGAGTTAAATCAAGCTCTTTAGAAACTATATTAGCTAATACTTCATCATGTACTTTTGCTGTACCGAAAGTATTAACATATACAGATAAAGGCTCAGGAACACCAATTGCATAAGCAAACTGTACTAATGCTCTGTCAGCTATACCAGAAGCAACAATGTTTTTAGCAACGTATCTAGCCATATAACAAGCACTTCTGTCTACTTTTGTAGGATCTTTACCAGAGAAAGCTCCGCCGCCATGTGCACCATGTCCGCCGTAACTGTCTACAATGATTTTTCTTCCTGTTAATCCGCAGTCTCCCATAGGTCCGCCAACTACGAATGAACCTGTTGGGTTAATATAATATTTTGTGTTTGAATCAAGCATATTAGCCGGGCATATTTCGTTAATAACATATTTTTTAATGTCAGCTTCTATCTGCTTATGATCAACACCTGCAGCATGCTGAGTAGAAATAACAACAGCTTCTATTCTTGCAGCTTTACCGTCTTTATATTCAACAGTAACCTGACTTTTTCCGTCTGGTCTTAAATAGTCAACTACTTTGTCTTTTCTTACTTTAGTTAAACGTTCTGCTAATCTATGAGCTAAATGTATAGTTAAAGGCATAAATGTTTCAGTTTCATTTATAGCATAACCGAACATTATACCCTGGTCGCCTGCACCTTCAGAAACATTTGATGATTCAGAATTAAATAATCCTTTTCCCGCACTAACTCCCATATCTATATCTGGAGACTGTTCTGCAATAGACTCCATAACTGCACAAGTATCAGCGTCAAAACCCATATCGCTGCTTGTGTATCCTATTCGCCTTACGGTATCTCTAGCGATTTTTTGATAATCCAATTTAGCTTTTGTAGTGATTTCTCCGGCAATCATGATCATTCCAGTTTTTGCCAAAGTTTCACATGCAACTCTAGAATTAGGATCTTGTTTTAAACATTCGTCTAAGACTGCATCGCTTACAGCATCGCAGATCTTATCAGGATGGCCTTCTGTTACCGACTCAGAAGAGAAATAATAATTCTTTATCTCTGCCATAGTTTTACCTCTTTTTTAAATATAATCGTGTTATTGTATATCTGTTAACATAAATAGTCAAGGAAATATTTGATAATTATTATAATTTAGTATAAATAACTATTAAGATTGCAGTAAATTATTATTGTATATAGAATTATTTTTCGTATTATAATACATATCAAACTATAGTATAGACTATGGTATTATTAAAAACCTTGTTGTAGAAAGTATAATACTCAGACATAAACAAAGAAAAGCTACTATAATAAACGGCTTGTATAATTCATCATATTGTATAAGATCATCATCTAGTATAGGCTTTTTTTCTAATCTGTCTATTGTATTATAAACATTATCCAAAGCAGATGCGTTTTTGGCATTAAAATATTTACCGCCTGTAGTTGCTGCTATATCAATTAAAGATTCTTCATTTAAGGTAAAATCTGCTCTTATTCTTCTCTTACCATAGTTGGGATCATCATAAGTAACCCAAGCATGACTTCCATTAGCATCGCCTATACCTATTGTATATATTTTTATATTGAAATTTGATGCTATTTCGGAAGCTAATTTAGGATCTATTTCTCCTGAATTATTTTCTCCGTCTGTGAGAAGTATTATGATTTTTTCATTATCCTCTTTTACACTTCTAAGCATATCAACAGCTGTTGCAATTCCAAGTCCTATTGATGTAGAGCCTTCTTCATCTATTTCTATTTTTTTTATTTCTTCTTCTAATGAAGTATAGTCAAAAGTGGCAGGAGATAGTACAGAAGCCCTTAATGCAAATGATACTAAACTTATTTTATCAAAATTTCTTTTTTTGATAAAGTCAATCATAGTTTTTTTTGAAGCTTCAAGTCTTGTAGGTATCATGTCTTCAGCCATCATAGAAGGAGAAACATCAACAACAAGAGAAATATAAACACCTTCTCCATTAATATCTGATAAATGTGAAACTTTTGCAGGACGCGATAAGCCTATTATAGAAAAAGCAAGAGCAAAGATAATAAGCATAAATGGTATATCTTTAACATAGTATCTTGATTTCAATACTTTAGACATACTTACCCTTGGGTGCTTTACAGAATAAGAATGATTTTTTCTTGTTTGTATATATAAAAATATTATAATAGGTAAAGTTAACAGCAAGAATAAAAATTTTGGCGATACAAAAGTCATTTACACATTTTCCTAATCATAATTTTAATATTAAAACATAATAAATAAAGCAAAGTAATATTTGCTAAATTATTATACTAAAATACGGATAAAAGTAAAGTAGTATATAACCCCATATAAGTATATTCAATAATAAAAAACTGATAAATACATAATGAGTCAAAATTTACTATAAATATTATTTGTTTTCTAATAATTTATCTATTATAGAAACAGCCTTTTTGAATCTTGACTGATAATCTCCATTTATGGAATGATATTTGATATTTAGATTATGAAGTATATCTTTTATTTTGTTACTGTATTTTATTCTATCATTTTTTATAACTTCGCTTCTGTCACCGTCCTGAACAAAATCAACATCAGGCTCTAAAAATAGTATGGCATCATATTTGTTTATATTTATAATAGCCTTTGCTAATCTTTCATTATCTATAATATTTTCATCTTCTAAGAAATGCATATAAAAGTTTGTAATTATAGCATCAGTATCAATAAATAATATCTTGTTGCTTCTTTCTATTGCTTTTATTTCATTTAATTTATGGGTAAGAAGTATTTCTGTAAAATCTTCTGAAAGCATAAGCAAATCAGTTCCAGACTTTTCGGATAATTCTCTGCCTGCTTCTTCTATATAGTTTGTATTATAATAATTTGCTAAATTAATTGTGAGAGTAGATTTTCCTGTGCTTTCGCTTCCTAATAATAAAACTTTTTTTGTATAATAAGGCTTTACTATATTAGGCAGATAATCCCAATATTTATAAACATTTTCTCTTATTTTTGAAGAGCTTATTTCATTTCTTTCTATAAATATTAATTCTGATTCTTTATAATATCTTGTGTAAAAAGAATCTTTATCTTTATAATCATCTCCGCAAAATACTGCATCGATTTTCTCGCCTATAGCATTTTTTATTTTTATAGAATCTTCTTCCCATAAATCTTCTGTATATTCTTCTTTTGTTTTCGCATTATCTTCTATAAATATAATTTTTACATTTCCAATATGCTTTGTTAATTGATAAAGCCATCGGTATCTTATTTTTTTATCAATTTCATTTCTATTATTACCTATAGCTAAGACAATATAAAGTTTTTTGCATTGATTGGCTGCTTCTATTATGCATCTTACATGCCCAAGATGAAGAGGATTAAAAGAACCTCCGTACATTCCTACATTATACATAAAAACTCCGAATTATTTTTTTATTAGATTCTCTATACCATTTTATAAACATAAACAAGGCATTAACCAAATAAACGCTCCACATAAGAAGAGTTGCTATATTATCTCCTCCGCTTGAGAAATTAATATACCATATAGAAATATTTAGAATGTTTACAAGTATCCACATTATCCATTGTTCAGTACATCTTTTTACACATAGAATCTGAGCAGTTACAGCAAATACTGTACTTGCACTATCAACAAAAGGAAGAGATCCTCCTAATTTTTTTAATATTAGTCCGTAAATAAATATTGATACAAAAGACAAAGCAAATATTATAATTTTATATTTATTATCCAATTTTGTTTTTATAACTTCTTTGCTTTCATTATTTATATTTCTGCTCCATAATACAAAGCCAACTATATTCATAGGTATATAATAGAAGATATTAAGCATAAACTCGCCGTAATATTTAGCATTAAAAGCAATATATGAATAAAGAATAGTATTAATCATTCCAAATATATATGAAGATAATTTTCCTTTACCTGTGAGAATTACACATAATATACCGCTTATTGAAGATATTATACCGATAATATTTTCTTTCCAATATATAGAAAGTGATAATATTATACTGCTTGCAATTATAATCCATACAATTTCTATAGCTTTCCAATTTTGAAGTTCATTTTTTATAAAGTTTTTTATCATAATTATTTTTTATTTAAATAAATTTTTTTATTTATTTTATACTTATAGTATATAAAGTCAATTATTTACACACATATTTAGTAGTAAGCATGAAATTTTAAATGGTTATGTATGTGAATTTTCTTTTTAATTTTCTCTAATTCCCCGCCCATTATATTTGTTAATCTATTTTGTAATTATAACTTTTATTTTCTTTTTTATTTTATATAGATATTACAGCACCCGCCCTAGCTTTTATTAAATTTACGGCTTTACAATTTTATATCTATTTAGTAGATACTAAAAATTTTGAGTTTGACAACAGAGGCACTTTATATATATGTTATCTACTTTTTTGTCGTATACCTCACAGCTGGACTTTGTCAAATGCAGTTCTTTTGGTTCTTTTATACCAATAAAATAACTGGGGGTGTGGCACGTCTGTGTGCTTCGCAGGGCAAAGCCACATATATAAAAATATAACTTTATTTTTTGACAAAGTATATTTGTTTAGGTATAATCTTAAATATTAAAAACTATAAAAGGACATGACTATGCTTAATGATGAATTACAGGAATTAAGAAAAGATATTGATAGAATAGATAAGCAGATAGTAAATTTGATAGATGAAAGAATGAAAGTAAGTTTGAAAGTAGGGGAGACAAAAAAGAAATATAATGCTCCTATATTCGATCCAAAAAGGGAAAAAGAAGTTATAGCAAAAAAAATAGAATTGCTTGAAAATAAAGAATTATCAGGATTAATTACTACTATTTATAATGATATAATGTATACATCAAAACAGCTTCAGAAACATTTGATTGATGAATATAATATTAAAGAAGATAAAAAAGATGATAATGATAATATAAAATATGATGAAAAGATAGTGTATCAGGGCAGAGAGGGCGGAAACGGACATGAAGCTGCTTTAAAATTCTTCGGTGAGAATGCTAAACTTGTAAAGAAAGAACATTTTGATGATGTGCTTGAGAGTATAAGAAGCAGAGAATGTTATTACGGAGTTTTGCCTTTGGAAAATTCTTCTACAGGAATGGTTAATGAAGTTTTGGATATACTTGCAGATTATAACTGTAAAATAGTAGGAGAGGTTTATCTTCCTATAGAATACGGACTTATGTTAAAAAAAGGTACTAGTATAAAAGATATTAAAAAAGTTATATCTCATCATCAGGCTTTGAAGCAATGTTCTAATTTTATAAAAGAAAATAATTTTGAAGAGATAACAGCATCAAATACAGCAGAAGCAGCATTCATAGTTTCTAATGGAAATGATAAAGAATTAGCTTCAATTTCTAATAAGCATGCTTGTAAAATTTATGATTTGGAGATGCTTGAAGAAAATATTGAGAATATTAAAGGAAATACAACTCGTTTTATTATAGTTGCTAATTATGACAATGCTTTAAAAAGCGGTAATAAGATGACTATAAGATTTTTGCTTCCTCATGAAAATGGAAGTTTGGCAGATTCTTTGAATAAATTAAAAAGTTTTAATTTAACTTCTATAGTAAGCCGTCCGCATGTTGAGAGAAAATGGCAGTATTATTTTTATATTGATATGACAGGTGATTTTGAAAAAAGT is a genomic window containing:
- a CDS encoding ankyrin repeat domain-containing protein; translated protein: MKKIIALLFIIFNTSLVFAQNDELMESIKNNDIDKVKVLLRDGINLDLYNINYGMSPLMYAAQLGNEEIVQELLDFGAKDFDFAFYVACAEGYWNIAEDIMKSGASNYNIALSYAAIGGKLDIVEKLIDLGAKDLNPALVSACEGNHLEVVKYLIEKGANVNTRAYIEVYRNYKGAERKSPLTASTNIDIIKELVNAGATNLNEAILYNAETISTNFDGSYSTDILNEYINLGADINSVSTNDGKTLLMYLIEKRQLDFELIKKVIELGADVNARDRNGNTVLIRAVMYEYEAPIEDNNLNKKVYRTIGTPINVIEELLKAGANPTDRNSYGNTAYRLAARKKRDDIIKLFDEYLKR
- a CDS encoding AAA family ATPase gives rise to the protein MQKITIKNLHVVKDFEMEINKFNLIIGEQSSGKSTISKAIFFFKEINTHIKFYIFAYKNNIQSTMKEIYNYIIKDVFITIFGKLENIDDNLYLKYIYKSNNYIEITKKNNNLDINYSENIITFFNKLEIDIKKLFEEYLNFNSPIRFEDIFERGIGREIDYFFENESMTYYIPASRSSIALLNNQRTRLDYDTIDFIFYPFITLVEKIEFLFKDGVQNFIKNINDDYKKTILNKMNKKIEKYIGGEYFYDDKFGYIKLENNKKIPVDKISSGQQEILWLLNVLLGITWLNKKNQFVIIEEPEAHLYPKMQKEIIDFIVNFMNMTNSSILITTHSPYILTSTNNLLYAGKLKENYKNNKEKIEKINNIVGEYGAINPSEINAFKLYLNDFRYTNLINEENEINCEEIDDVSNTINETYTKLFDMELNNEQ
- the recF gene encoding DNA replication/repair protein RecF (All proteins in this family for which functions are known are DNA-binding proteins that assist the filamentation of RecA onto DNA for the initiation of recombination or recombinational repair.) produces the protein MILKELTLRSFRNYNENIFEFSDKINVLYGHNGCGKTNILEAIYMLGNGVSFRTRLDRELVKNGNDNYFLRGVFREDELNYDTNIEIAYQKKIKKVFIDKKEVSSRKDLIGRILYVIFLPNDTDLVIAEPKLRRDYFNMLISTISSEYLIALIKYNKLLKMRNICLNTKPNEAYIYNSDIAKLSLYIANENKKYSAFLEEKMNEIYKNIFNDENPYAIKYQSTIEDILNENEYIKKLETTLQEQIRMHTTYFGIHRAEYQFFYKNSLSKKFSSQGEKRMFTLIMKLASEKILSEYRKKSPILLIDDAMLELDNTRRDNILEYIKTLGQVFITVTEKEKVKNFENGKVFDIPNIRV
- the metK gene encoding methionine adenosyltransferase, with the protein product MAEIKNYYFSSESVTEGHPDKICDAVSDAVLDECLKQDPNSRVACETLAKTGMIMIAGEITTKAKLDYQKIARDTVRRIGYTSSDMGFDADTCAVMESIAEQSPDIDMGVSAGKGLFNSESSNVSEGAGDQGIMFGYAINETETFMPLTIHLAHRLAERLTKVRKDKVVDYLRPDGKSQVTVEYKDGKAARIEAVVISTQHAAGVDHKQIEADIKKYVINEICPANMLDSNTKYYINPTGSFVVGGPMGDCGLTGRKIIVDSYGGHGAHGGGAFSGKDPTKVDRSACYMARYVAKNIVASGIADRALVQFAYAIGVPEPLSVYVNTFGTAKVHDEVLANIVSKELDLTPAGIIKRLDLRRPIYEKTTAYGHFGRELPEFTWEKTDIKDLFANAK
- a CDS encoding vWA domain-containing protein; amino-acid sequence: MTFVSPKFLFLLLTLPIIIFLYIQTRKNHSYSVKHPRVSMSKVLKSRYYVKDIPFMLIIFALAFSIIGLSRPAKVSHLSDINGEGVYISLVVDVSPSMMAEDMIPTRLEASKKTMIDFIKKRNFDKISLVSFALRASVLSPATFDYTSLEEEIKKIEIDEEGSTSIGLGIATAVDMLRSVKEDNEKIIILLTDGENNSGEIDPKLASEIASNFNIKIYTIGIGDANGSHAWVTYDDPNYGKRRIRADFTLNEESLIDIAATTGGKYFNAKNASALDNVYNTIDRLEKKPILDDDLIQYDELYKPFIIVAFLCLCLSIILSTTRFLIIP
- a CDS encoding AAA family ATPase gives rise to the protein MYNVGMYGGSFNPLHLGHVRCIIEAANQCKKLYIVLAIGNNRNEIDKKIRYRWLYQLTKHIGNVKIIFIEDNAKTKEEYTEDLWEEDSIKIKNAIGEKIDAVFCGDDYKDKDSFYTRYYKESELIFIERNEISSSKIRENVYKYWDYLPNIVKPYYTKKVLLLGSESTGKSTLTINLANYYNTNYIEEAGRELSEKSGTDLLMLSEDFTEILLTHKLNEIKAIERSNKILFIDTDAIITNFYMHFLEDENIIDNERLAKAIININKYDAILFLEPDVDFVQDGDRSEVIKNDRIKYSNKIKDILHNLNIKYHSINGDYQSRFKKAVSIIDKLLENK
- the pnuC gene encoding nicotinamide riboside transporter PnuC; translation: MKNFIKNELQNWKAIEIVWIIIASSIILSLSIYWKENIIGIISSISGILCVILTGKGKLSSYIFGMINTILYSYIAFNAKYYGEFMLNIFYYIPMNIVGFVLWSRNINNESKEVIKTKLDNKYKIIIFALSFVSIFIYGLILKKLGGSLPFVDSASTVFAVTAQILCVKRCTEQWIMWILVNILNISIWYINFSSGGDNIATLLMWSVYLVNALFMFIKWYRESNKKIIRSFYV
- a CDS encoding chorismate mutase, giving the protein MLNDELQELRKDIDRIDKQIVNLIDERMKVSLKVGETKKKYNAPIFDPKREKEVIAKKIELLENKELSGLITTIYNDIMYTSKQLQKHLIDEYNIKEDKKDDNDNIKYDEKIVYQGREGGNGHEAALKFFGENAKLVKKEHFDDVLESIRSRECYYGVLPLENSSTGMVNEVLDILADYNCKIVGEVYLPIEYGLMLKKGTSIKDIKKVISHHQALKQCSNFIKENNFEEITASNTAEAAFIVSNGNDKELASISNKHACKIYDLEMLEENIENIKGNTTRFIIVANYDNALKSGNKMTIRFLLPHENGSLADSLNKLKSFNLTSIVSRPHVERKWQYYFYIDMTGDFEKSKEEFEEFKNSVENLIVLGVYNE